A single region of the Cronobacter condimenti 1330 genome encodes:
- a CDS encoding AI-2E family transporter, which produces MNSKDISRAFFILILFIVSILFFNLIKPYLSAVLWAVILAVIFYPIKRRLCHMMNGRANIASLLTVVLICLLVFAPLAVIASSLVREFNVVYSDLQANNTTVSVLLADVVRVLPDWAQQMLAENQLDSATAIQEKISGVALKGSQYVAGSLFLISRNTFSVVIGFGIMLYLLFFLLKDGPRLVSVVLNALPLSDKVKQRLFRRFAAVARATVKGTVVVAVVQGALGGVAFYFAGIGASILWGALMAFLSLIPAVGTALIWVPAVIYLFTTGAIIKAVLLTAFFVVVVGLADNILRPLLVGKDIRMPDWLILLATLGGLEVYGINGFVVGPLIAALFVTCWNTFSAGPGRSSVAVEKKDDLPS; this is translated from the coding sequence ATGAATTCGAAAGATATCTCCAGGGCGTTTTTTATCCTGATCCTGTTTATCGTTTCGATCCTGTTTTTCAATCTCATTAAACCCTATCTCTCCGCCGTACTGTGGGCGGTTATCCTCGCCGTCATCTTCTACCCTATCAAACGGCGGCTCTGCCACATGATGAACGGGCGCGCCAATATCGCCTCGTTGTTGACGGTGGTGCTTATCTGCCTGCTGGTCTTCGCGCCGCTGGCGGTGATCGCCTCCTCGCTGGTGCGGGAGTTCAACGTCGTGTACAGCGATTTGCAGGCCAATAACACAACCGTGTCTGTCCTGCTGGCGGATGTGGTGCGCGTATTGCCGGACTGGGCACAGCAAATGCTTGCAGAAAATCAGCTCGACAGCGCCACCGCCATTCAGGAGAAAATCTCCGGCGTCGCGCTAAAAGGCAGCCAGTACGTGGCGGGCAGCCTTTTTCTTATCAGCCGGAACACCTTCAGCGTGGTGATAGGCTTTGGCATCATGCTGTATCTGCTTTTTTTCCTGCTCAAAGACGGCCCTCGGCTGGTATCGGTGGTGCTGAACGCGCTGCCGCTGTCGGACAAAGTGAAACAGCGGCTGTTCCGCCGCTTCGCTGCCGTGGCGCGCGCTACGGTAAAAGGCACGGTGGTCGTTGCAGTCGTGCAGGGGGCGCTCGGCGGCGTGGCGTTTTACTTCGCGGGTATTGGAGCAAGCATTCTGTGGGGCGCGCTGATGGCGTTTCTCTCGCTGATACCGGCGGTGGGCACCGCGCTTATCTGGGTGCCTGCGGTTATCTATCTCTTTACCACAGGCGCGATTATCAAAGCCGTACTGCTGACGGCATTTTTTGTCGTGGTGGTGGGACTTGCCGATAACATTCTGCGCCCGCTGCTGGTGGGCAAAGATATCCGCATGCCTGACTGGCTGATTCTGCTTGCCACACTGGGCGGGCTTGAAGTGTACGGCATTAACGGCTTCGTGGTCGGCCCGCTTATCGCGGCACTGTTCGTGACCTGCTGGAATACCTTTTCCGCCGGCCCCGGACGCTCCTCCGTCGCGGTTGAGAAAAAAGACGATCTGCCTTCCTGA
- a CDS encoding carbonic anhydrase translates to MTTLKPLLAKNRSWAQQRLQRDPDYFGKLLDQQQPHSLWIGCSDSRVPAEVLTGSHPGELFVHRNIANMVDPDDDNFMSVLQYALHYLKVKRIVVCGHYGCGGVQAALTLPHISLAHESSSLARRISHLREALSPHIAGRDASPPDTHTLNQLVEANVIAQFNRLVQTRTVRNIWRSGQELNVYGCVYCLATGHLEMLTGQTGEEAA, encoded by the coding sequence TTGACCACTTTAAAACCTCTTCTGGCCAAAAACCGTAGCTGGGCGCAGCAGCGTCTTCAACGGGACCCGGATTACTTTGGCAAACTCCTCGACCAACAGCAGCCGCACTCACTGTGGATAGGCTGCTCTGACAGTCGCGTCCCGGCAGAGGTGTTGACCGGCTCGCACCCCGGCGAACTGTTTGTGCATCGCAACATCGCCAATATGGTCGATCCGGATGACGATAATTTTATGAGCGTGCTGCAATACGCCCTGCACTACCTGAAGGTGAAACGCATCGTCGTCTGCGGCCACTACGGCTGCGGGGGCGTGCAGGCGGCGCTGACGCTGCCGCACATATCGCTTGCGCATGAATCTTCATCGCTTGCGCGCCGCATTAGCCACCTGCGCGAGGCGCTGTCGCCGCATATCGCCGGGCGCGACGCCTCGCCGCCGGATACGCACACCCTCAACCAACTGGTAGAGGCGAACGTTATCGCGCAGTTTAACCGTCTGGTGCAGACCCGTACGGTGCGCAATATCTGGCGCAGCGGCCAGGAGCTGAACGTCTACGGCTGCGTGTATTGTCTCGCGACCGGGCATCTTGAAATGCTCACCGGGCAAACCGGGGAGGAAGCAGCATGA
- a CDS encoding SulP family inorganic anion transporter, whose product MNTLRQDSLAGVVVFLVALPLCLGIAQASGLPPFVGLLTGIIGGLVVTALSPSRFAVSGPAAGLVTIVVASIETLGSFSAFLLALLLAGVLQIALGLIRAGRFISLVPGSVIKGMLAAIGLLLIMQQIPVALGAADENNLLAVFSSDFTFSPASVAVAAAGLVLMGLWGSSVIRRVKSLAWIPGPLIAVLVGCVTTLVLNQRSPALLDRLPRITLPEFASVGALVSGLETPAWQAFTNPSVYVVAVTLALVASLETLLSQEALKKLRPQNPPPSPNREMLAQGAGNLLSGLVGAMPITAVIVRSSVNVSTGAQTKLSIFIHGALLLICVLWFRDVLMTIPLASLAAVLLYTGYKLATPRLFVEQFRAGAQQYVPFLATIIGIIAFGMLAGIGIGLAAQIALSLWHSHRNAMQLARYDDHYVLRIHQNLTFMHNPRLQALLDKIPEKSVVIVEHDNADYFDPDVKAVLSDFAQNAPKRGIRLTQWPVT is encoded by the coding sequence ATGAATACGCTACGCCAGGATAGCCTGGCGGGGGTGGTCGTCTTTCTGGTGGCCCTGCCGCTTTGTCTTGGCATTGCCCAGGCAAGCGGCTTGCCGCCGTTCGTCGGCCTGCTGACCGGGATCATCGGCGGGCTGGTCGTCACGGCGCTCAGCCCGTCGCGCTTCGCGGTGAGCGGCCCGGCGGCGGGCCTGGTGACCATTGTGGTGGCGTCCATAGAAACTCTGGGCTCGTTTTCTGCGTTTCTGCTGGCGCTGCTGCTGGCAGGCGTGCTGCAAATCGCGCTTGGGCTTATCCGCGCCGGGCGATTTATCTCGCTGGTGCCCGGCAGCGTCATCAAAGGCATGCTGGCGGCGATCGGCCTTCTGCTGATTATGCAGCAGATCCCAGTGGCGCTCGGCGCGGCGGATGAAAACAATCTGCTTGCGGTATTTAGCAGCGACTTTACCTTCTCGCCCGCCTCTGTTGCCGTAGCCGCCGCCGGGCTGGTACTGATGGGGCTCTGGGGCTCGTCAGTTATCCGGCGCGTAAAAAGCCTCGCCTGGATCCCAGGCCCGCTGATAGCAGTCCTGGTGGGCTGCGTGACAACGCTCGTCTTAAACCAGCGTTCGCCTGCACTCCTCGACCGCCTGCCGCGCATTACGCTACCAGAGTTCGCAAGCGTAGGTGCGCTCGTGTCCGGGCTGGAAACGCCCGCCTGGCAGGCGTTCACCAATCCCTCAGTCTACGTGGTGGCGGTAACGCTCGCGCTGGTGGCAAGCCTTGAGACGCTCTTAAGCCAGGAAGCGCTTAAAAAATTGCGCCCGCAGAACCCACCGCCTTCGCCCAACCGCGAGATGCTGGCGCAGGGCGCGGGGAATTTGCTCTCAGGTCTGGTGGGCGCAATGCCCATTACGGCGGTGATCGTGCGCAGTTCTGTCAACGTCAGTACCGGTGCGCAAACCAAACTGTCGATTTTCATTCACGGCGCGCTGCTGCTCATTTGCGTGTTGTGGTTTCGCGACGTCTTAATGACCATTCCGCTTGCGAGCCTCGCGGCGGTTCTGCTCTACACCGGTTATAAGCTTGCGACGCCGCGCCTCTTCGTGGAACAGTTCCGCGCAGGCGCGCAACAGTACGTGCCGTTTCTCGCGACCATCATCGGCATCATCGCCTTTGGGATGCTCGCGGGCATCGGGATTGGTCTTGCCGCCCAGATAGCGCTGAGCCTCTGGCACAGCCATCGCAACGCGATGCAGCTGGCGCGCTATGACGATCACTATGTGCTGCGCATTCATCAGAACCTGACGTTTATGCACAACCCGCGTTTACAGGCGCTACTGGATAAAATTCCGGAGAAAAGCGTGGTGATTGTCGAGCATGACAACGCTGACTATTTCGACCCGGATGTGAAAGCGGTACTGAGCGATTTCGCACAGAACGCGCCAAAGCGGGGTATCCGCCTCACGCAGTGGCCCGTGACCTGA